From the genome of Uranotaenia lowii strain MFRU-FL chromosome 1, ASM2978415v1, whole genome shotgun sequence, one region includes:
- the LOC129760491 gene encoding heat shock protein beta-1, with translation MSSIDLTPSRRRRVMKPAHRNVKLQRDCSFKISRVGRIQHRVTHLFSCTFSTTTSNAASALHGSNSNTQVQDINSPLIQEDGDNKVLKLRFDVSQYAPEEIMVKTVDNKLLVHAKHEEKSDTKSVYREYNREFLLPKGCNPELIKSSLSKDGVLTVDAPLPLQALTAGETMIPIGHH, from the exons ATGTCATCGATCGATCTGACGCCATCGCGTCGTCGTCGCGTCATGAAACCAGCTCATCGCAATGTCAAGCTACAGCGTGATTG TTCATTCAAAATATCTCGAGTGGGTCGTATACAACATCGAGTAACGCATCTATTTTCGTGTACTTTTAGCACCACCACCTCGAACGCAGCCTCGGCACTTCAcggcagcaacagcaacacaCAGGTGCAGGACATCAACTCGCCACTGATACAG GAGGATGGTGACAACAAGGTGCTGAAGCTCCGATTCGATGTTAGCCAGTATGCCCCAGAGGAGATCATGGTCAAAACAGTGGACAACAAGCTGTTG GTTCACGCCAAGCACGAGGAAAAGTCCGACACCAAGTCCGTGTACAGGGAGTACAACCGGGAGTTCCTGCTTCCGAAGGGCTGCAACCCGGAGCTGATCAAATCGTCACTTAGCAAGGATGGTGTCCTGACTGTGGATGCTCCCCTGCCGCTGCAAGCTTTGACCGCTGGCGAAACCATGATCCCGATCGGGCATCATTAA